From a single Granulicella aggregans genomic region:
- a CDS encoding LacI family DNA-binding transcriptional regulator, with protein MAVRMKDIAEDLGLSVVTVSKVFNNHLDIGAATRERVLRRMKELNYQPSLHAQGLASGRTMMVGLIVPDLVHAFFSEVAQSISDVLRKKGYGLVIASSDEDPELERSEIEQMIRRRVDVLIIASCQSDPASLKKVVEQKVPLVLIDRSFKGFEANFVGTDDVHVGEMATEHLIGLGRRIIGHIGGQTVSTSNDRLAGYKKALAHHKIALSEKYIVRRTLGDQAADTTGREAMERLLLVSPRPDAGFCYNDPAAIGAMNAILAAGLRIPEDIAIIGAGNIRYAESFRVALSSVDIPRKALGEYAGEIALQMTGKKKPVKTRKILVSPKLVIRESSQVSKVSLTAAPRPKKRPSKAVARPKTEW; from the coding sequence ATGGCTGTACGGATGAAGGACATCGCGGAAGACCTTGGGTTGTCCGTCGTCACCGTGTCCAAGGTGTTCAACAATCATCTCGATATCGGCGCGGCCACGCGAGAGCGAGTGCTGCGCCGGATGAAGGAGTTGAACTATCAGCCCAGCCTTCACGCGCAGGGCCTGGCCTCTGGCCGCACGATGATGGTCGGCCTCATCGTCCCCGACCTCGTACACGCGTTCTTTTCGGAGGTGGCGCAGAGCATCTCCGATGTGCTGCGGAAGAAGGGATACGGCCTGGTGATCGCTTCCTCGGACGAGGACCCGGAACTTGAGAGGAGCGAGATCGAACAGATGATCCGGCGCCGCGTGGATGTGCTGATTATAGCGTCCTGCCAAAGTGATCCGGCGAGTCTTAAGAAGGTTGTGGAGCAGAAGGTCCCGCTTGTTCTCATCGACCGTAGTTTCAAGGGCTTCGAAGCGAACTTCGTAGGTACCGATGACGTCCATGTTGGCGAGATGGCCACGGAACACCTCATTGGCCTGGGAAGGCGGATCATCGGCCACATCGGCGGTCAGACCGTCAGCACCTCGAATGATCGTTTGGCTGGCTACAAGAAGGCGCTGGCGCACCACAAGATCGCCCTCTCGGAAAAGTACATTGTCAGGCGCACGCTCGGAGATCAGGCGGCCGATACCACGGGCAGGGAGGCGATGGAGAGACTCCTTCTGGTGAGCCCGCGTCCGGACGCGGGCTTCTGTTACAACGATCCCGCGGCGATCGGTGCGATGAATGCTATTCTCGCCGCGGGACTGCGAATTCCTGAGGACATCGCGATCATCGGCGCCGGCAACATACGTTACGCGGAGTCGTTTCGCGTGGCGTTATCTTCCGTCGATATTCCCCGCAAGGCCCTCGGCGAATATGCCGGAGAGATTGCCTTGCAGATGACCGGCAAGAAGAAGCCTGTGAAGACCAGAAAGATTCTTGTCTCGCCGAAGTTAGTCATTCGCGAGTCGAGCCAGGTTTCCAAGGTATCTCTCACGGCTGCACCAAGGCCCAAGAAGCGTCCCTCGAAGGCGGTCGCGCGGCCTAAGACAGAGTGGTAG